From one Elusimicrobiaceae bacterium genomic stretch:
- a CDS encoding transcriptional repressor produces the protein MQALRQTNINERIDGFKKLCRKCALRVTNQRIEIFRALAQSKEHPSVEKVFQCVRQKMPNISLDTVYRTLSSMEEAGVVFRVGLSNKARFDADLNPHYHFVCMECGEVYDIFPTFGKDSFWTDDQVKEFGEVKNVNLQFHGICKHCSKAVNDVKN, from the coding sequence ATGCAAGCCCTTCGACAAACAAATATTAATGAAAGAATAGACGGCTTTAAGAAACTTTGCCGCAAGTGTGCTTTGCGCGTGACTAACCAACGAATAGAAATATTCAGAGCATTGGCGCAGTCCAAAGAGCACCCCAGCGTGGAAAAGGTTTTTCAATGTGTGCGTCAAAAGATGCCCAATATATCGTTGGACACCGTATATCGTACACTTTCTTCCATGGAAGAAGCAGGGGTGGTGTTTCGGGTGGGGCTTTCTAATAAAGCACGTTTTGATGCGGATTTGAATCCGCATTATCACTTCGTCTGTATGGAATGTGGAGAAGTGTATGATATTTTTCCCACTTTTGGAAAAGACTCTTTTTGGACAGACGATCAAGTAAAAGAATTTGGAGAAGTAAAAAATGTAAATCTGCAATTTCATGGGATTTGCAAACACTGCAGTAAAGCAGTAAACGATGTGAAAAATTAA
- a CDS encoding rubrerythrin family protein, translating to MELKGSQTEKNLWAAFAGESQARNKYTYYASKAKKEGYVQIAKIFEETANNEKEHAKIWFKELHDGKIPETAANLLDAAQGENYEWTDMYAGFAKTAREEGFTRLACLFELVAKIEKMHEER from the coding sequence ATGGAATTGAAAGGATCCCAAACCGAAAAAAATCTCTGGGCCGCTTTTGCCGGAGAATCTCAAGCTCGCAACAAATACACCTACTACGCTTCTAAGGCAAAAAAAGAAGGTTATGTGCAAATTGCCAAAATCTTTGAAGAAACCGCCAACAACGAAAAAGAACACGCCAAAATTTGGTTTAAAGAATTGCATGACGGCAAAATCCCTGAAACCGCTGCCAACTTGTTAGATGCCGCCCAAGGCGAAAACTATGAATGGACCGACATGTATGCCGGTTTTGCCAAAACCGCCAGAGAAGAAGGTTTCACCCGCTTGGCTTGCTTGTTTGAATTGGTAGCCAAAATTGAAAAAATGCACGAAGAACGCT
- a CDS encoding pyridoxamine 5'-phosphate oxidase family protein — protein MNPKIAYNKALKLIQRTTWVLCTVVSSSDGWADHSYRTNFANVNRYPSLAKEIDYTKLENYFPINKYSTRLVSILNSPKTTLYFYDITTGEICQLKGKTSLVESAKRRIKLWQPEWERQFPEGPTDEDYMLLHFQTEWLQYYDGCSDSFWGLLKDALAGKATNLPLLPSKKNVWPARNINLRADAKRKNSKEASKK, from the coding sequence ATGAATCCTAAAATAGCTTACAATAAAGCATTAAAATTGATACAAAGAACCACATGGGTTTTGTGTACGGTTGTTTCTTCTTCTGACGGTTGGGCGGACCATTCTTACAGGACCAATTTTGCCAACGTAAACAGATATCCTTCATTGGCCAAAGAAATAGATTACACCAAATTGGAAAATTATTTTCCCATCAATAAATATTCTACGCGTTTAGTCAGCATTTTAAATTCTCCTAAAACAACACTCTATTTTTATGATATCACTACAGGAGAAATCTGCCAATTAAAAGGAAAAACAAGCCTCGTAGAAAGTGCCAAAAGACGCATAAAACTTTGGCAACCGGAATGGGAACGGCAATTTCCGGAAGGACCTACTGATGAAGATTATATGTTATTGCATTTCCAAACGGAATGGCTGCAATATTATGATGGTTGTTCCGACTCTTTTTGGGGTTTGTTAAAAGATGCTTTAGCCGGTAAAGCCACCAATCTGCCACTGCTTCCTTCCAAGAAAAATGTTTGGCCGGCCAGGAATATTAATTTAAGAGCTGATGCAAAAAGGAAAAACTCAAAAGAAGCAAGTAAAAAATAA